The window aaaaatttatattaaaatatctataattataaaaataaaatatttaattttatttatcttaatattatcgattttacaTATGGCATGTGATAGTATATATATGAAtgatataaaagataaaaaaaataatttcgatAGTTATGACAAACGATAACATGAGTGAATGTTATAGTGATGGTCGATGAGAACAACATGATGGTATGTTGATTCAAACATCCATGACGAAAAGGAAGAGAAACCAATGCAGTGACGTATATGCATTTGTgccggaggagaaagagagagatgagaCATCTATGTTAGCGTCGCACCTCTCTACCTCATCTTCCTTCTTCGATATCACTTTGCATCTACATTGACAccgaaggaggaagagaaggcaggTGAGATAGAGTCGATCGATCTTGAAACCCTAGCCAAAATTATAATTCCCAATCCGAAAGCTAATCGCAATGTGATGATCCATCGTTTCTTTATCGTCTCACTTGTCGTATCCATCACCATCATCATTCTGATACCCTCCCCCACCATCACAACATCGAACGTGAAGGGAAAGGATGATGAAATTTTGTTGTCTCTGATATCATCGGATTTGCATTCTTCAAGCTTCCATTTTATATGATAATTAATCCTCATCATTTGATCGAATAGTCTTGAATCATTAGTGAAGCTAACCCAAAAGCAAGTTGGTGACCATATTATTGTGACCGAGGTATATGTGTCATTCACATACCGACTAAAGCTTGAGAGCTTAAAGCATGTGCGCCTCTTCGTTGAGCTCGCTCACAACGTCTCCCTCCTTCTCACCACTCACCACCCCTTCCTCGAGTTTATCGTGCTACTGGATAAAGATACCTCACctcccttctctttctcctctGTCATCGACATAGATACCCCACCACTCTACCTCATCTTCCTTCTCATCATCGATATTCGGATCAACATCGACAATGCCAACCATCGCATCGTTATCGCCAACCACCACCACAATAATCACTTATAATGCCACTATTATTGAAACTATCATTTTACTCATATTCATATCATTTATGCACACGTTATatctttcattaaaaaaaaaactaacaacATTAGAATAGATAAAataaatgtttcatttttataattataaaaaatttaaaattaaaaaataaaatgctaaaaaaaagTTTAACTACATATGTAATTAGCCCCACTTATTGTGCAGGAACTAGAACCATCTGGTGAAGGGTCAAGATCTCTGCTTCATAATAAAAGTTACACCAATCATCAAGCTTCTACTTTCTATCCCAGAAATATGACACTAAGTAAAGAAATATAGAATGTAGTTCAACATCAAGCTTTATCCTTCATCAGAGAGAACTAGAGGAAAAGCTGTAACGATGACTACATGAAGCTAATTTATGAAAACTAAACACGGCACGAAACTtataaaaacatatcagaagacagAACTTGATGACAAGAAAAGGCGTTAATATCTGAGGTCACTTGAAATATGAGGTGTCAGAAACGACTTACTCCTTGATGAAGAAACAATGAATTATGCAAATAAAGCACGTTCCGCTAGTTATTTAGAACAAAAAATGTGTATCAAAGTACGACCTCAAATATAAAGAACAGTAAAAGAAAAGGTAAAGTAAAATGATGAAAGACTAAGCATGCCTTGTCCCTAATCCTTTACGGCACAAGAATATTAGAGCCCCTGTAGCTCATGACAGTGTAATATTGGGGAAAGAACTTTTTACTAAACGCATAAGCACTCCGAGCACTATTTACAGCTCCAGAAATTCAACTAAATCCTACTAAGCTTGAGATTTCTGGCGCTTCACGTACTgaagaataggctcttccacctgCCAAGGGTataatttgaatcataatttAGAGGATGAATAACAGGAGTAAAAAAATGACATTGAATATAATGTcaaagctttgacatcattttgcAGATTTAAACAAATATATCAATACCGTGCTAGCTTTCCTTAAACGCTTGTCTTCCGTGGAATGGGAGACATCACCTGCACATAAAGTCAAAGCTTTGGGCCGTTCTCCAGCTACTCCACTCTCTAGAGAAGCAATTGGCTGCAAATTATAGGACTAGAGTTAGTTGTCCTTTAAAACAACTGACGCCATCACATAATAGTACTAAAGATACTTCTCGAGAGAGACAAAGGACTAACCGCAGGATTGCTAGTGGGGGTGTTTCCACGTTCCTGATCATTTGTGTGAGCTGCTTGATCATTCAGCAGCTGTCCACTCTGATGTGGCTTAGATCTGGCTTGGGTGCGTGTGAGATCAGATCCAATGGAGTGGAGGCCACCAAATGTGGACCCATTGTTCATGATTTTGTCTATTGACAAGCTCAAAAGCATGTTATATTTAGAATATTGTCATGGCAAGTTTCCTTCAAGATAACAAGTTGATATATACTACTTAAGCCAGATTAACAAATAATACAAAGTCTAGAGTATCTATATCAATCACACTCCTGATGGTAAGTGATTCGTATATGAAATCACTGAAACATGTAGTGGAGCAATAATAATTACCACCGGGAGGGAACTCCGAATTATTGAATTCAAATGTTTGGCAGTTGGTATCGATCTCCTGATCAAAGTATTTAAAGTTATGACACAACAAGGACAGAGATGGCTATAGGATAAAAGACGGGTTTCTGGCTAGCTAAAAAGTATCTTTATCATGGTAACGCCAGAATGATTCATTACCATTGTTTTCTGCTCCAGGTACTGTTTGACCTCAAGGAGCTTTCTGTTGCTAGACTCGGAGTGAATAACTCGCTTACCTGCATTTAATCAAAAGttggatatcataaaaattgtaacTAAATCACACAAAGTAATGAGAAAGATAATTTCTGTAGGGAAATATATACTGATCATTGTATAATTATAACCAATATCTTGCAGAATCATCGACCCATGACAACTTCATTAGGTGTCAGCATTTTTGAATCGGTACTAAACAGTaaacaatattattattaaaagaaGGTTAGATGCATAAATTGATCTACGGTGACCAAGTGACTAGCAAATTACCACACACTATATAAAGCGAGATTAACCGATTTAGCAATGCCCTTCATGTATAATCTCATCTACAACATAAGCCATTGAGAGTGACCATTTAATCGACTTCATATCATGGTCCTTCAAATTCATATCCTTGCTTTTCTCGTCTTGTATGCTTGTCAAGATCAGATACATAATTCCGTATGCTTTAACGATTGTTTGAACTCTGCACAAAGTCCAAACCTTGTATGCATTTTTAACTGCTTACCTAACCTCCTGTTGCCTGTGTTTTTAATATACCCATCCTGTTCCATCTTGTCAATCAACTTCCTAACAGTACTGTGGTTGGCTACACCTGCAAGTTTGCTCTGAAGCTTTGGTATTGAAACGTAATCCATGGGAAGAGCATAGTATAGTGCCTGCAGCCAAGTTGAAAGCCTATCATCCCAGATGTTCCAAACCAGGGCACAGGAAACATAGTGCAGTAATACACAAAATATATCAGTGCACTGGATGTCTGGTTACCTTCATGTACATGAAATCTTCTTCAAAGTTGTTGCAAGTCTTCTCAAAATTTGTGATGCCTTCCATCTCAGCCTCTTCTTTCACTGTACATGCTTTCGAGTTGATTCCCTAATAATGACTAATTAGTCAGCAGGAAAGAAAATTcaacataaaaagaagaaaatttaagCAGACAGCTGGTTCCTGCAACCTTGTTTACGGTGTAACTATCCTTCCCAGATATGGAAATAATCCCTTCTTTCATCAGCCTCTCAACAATATCTAGTGTTATCCCACAAATTGAGAAAATGAGGAAAAAACAGTTGTGATTTCTCGAATTTGCTTTTGCTTTAAATTAGCAGTTAGCAAGGATTATGTTTCTGCAATTTACCTTCAGCCAATACCTGCAAATTATCCACAGAACAAATGGAATCAATTTTCATAATTCATGATCCACTACTAGATATCGTTAGTGTACATGTTTAAGGTTAATACATAAATCAGAAACAGGCAAATGATACTACATCTATCGCTTTTTTCCATTGTAAAAATGGAATCAAAATTAAGCAGAAGGAAATCTATCTTTACCAGTGATATGTCTGGAAAATTTGCAAGTATATCTGCCAGATCAATTGTGGAGTTGTGCCCAGAATTTATCCAATCCCTCACTCGAGATGTCTGTTCATCTTCATGGGCAGCATCTTGAGTTTCATCTGGGacaaaaaagggaaaaacaaTCATAAAACAATGCTGTCAAATAGATGATGTAATTCTACATTCATTAAATGCAAATGTAAGGGGTTAAATGAGCAATGACCAAAAAATAGTTTGAGAAACTGTACATGAATACAGCCCATATAAGCACTAATATCTTGGATTATGAGAACAAATTTGATTCACATCCTTCAAAAAAATCGTAAAATAAGACTGAAACATAGTTAAGCGAGCataaaagtttattttttgtaaattATTCGCATCTTCCCCAAGTATGTCACACTGACCATCAGACTTCGTGCAATTATCTTCACGTGGATGCTTTTTACCTGCTCAATAACATAAGTTAGCTTAAACGAAGAGATTAAAGCATATTCAAAATCGTGAAAAGGATTACCAATTGGTGCGACAATGAACCGGTCCGCCAAGGATGGGCGTACCTGAGATTCAATAAACAACTTCAcacaattttcagtgggagaactaaacttttaataaaatttatacaacaatcaGGAGCAACTTTTCTGTTTTTTTATCCCGTCAGTGTGAAGGTAATAGATTGTACTTATTTTGTTCAAGAAAAACATAACCATTAACCAACAACCTTATCTTAAAAATGCAACagtgttccaaatccttcatagaGTCGTATTTGCCTACACAGTTCAACAAACACATTGTTTATAAATCACCTCACTGTCGGAAGAAGAGTCATTCCCCTGTCCAGAGTCATCTCCTAGGCTCGCTTCCTCATCTTCTGGAAGACCATCATTTTCATCCTCACAAGGATCGAGGACACTTTTAACCTAAGCAAGTAACTATTAACCAATGACCACAGCACCTATAATGAAAATGTCAGTTGCATGGTCTTAGTGTTTCTCTCCTGTACCTTCAGAGACAAGACAACATGTCTGCTGTTCACATTCCCCACTTGCAATTTCAGTGGAGTCTTGGTCCAGTCATTGGGTGCCTCATTTTCAGAACATTTTCTAAAAAATGGAGGCTCATAATCTGCCGGCTGCCACATCAGACAAAGTTGTCAGCGCCAGCAGGATTAGTTTGTGTTCAGATATAACTAGTCCATGGTGGCTAGTAATTACAAATACAGCATTTACAATTTGGGGATTAATGGATTGCTATAGAAAACCTGAAGGCAAGATAAAGACatattataaaaaagaaagttCCAAAGAAAGTAATGCGAAGCTGCAGATTCCTTACTAATAAATTCAGACTTTTCTAATCATGATTTGAGCACAGACCAAATGAAAAAAAGCTTATTCCAGATTCTAGTTTGGAATAATATCATACCGTGACGTCATCATAATAAAGGAGCTTCATCAAAATGGTCCGCTGAAACACAGATACAACCTTTTTAGGTTTTTATTTTGAAGTAAAACAGATATTAACCATCATTGTGGTTACCTCCTCAGGCATTTGATCCAATGTCCTCATCAACGAAACAAGTGTCCGAATCATCTTGCAAGCAGAACTCCTAGAAGGAACAACTAATTGTTTAAAGGTATAGCAAGCAAGGCTCACCAGACAACAAATTACTTTTTAATTGAATGGCAACGAAGGAAAAAAGGGGAGCATGAACCACTTCAGATTTAGGTATCATTTGACAGAATCCACTAATTTTACCTCATTTGATCAGGGGTTACATCAGTCACGTCAGATTTGAAGGTTGCACCATTCTTTTTGTTGCCATTGCGACTAACTTTCATGGAGACTTCATCACTATTCAAACTAGAATAGCTGAACGAAACTGCAATCGTATATATTGACAAGCTTCAGCTCATAGAAATGACAGAGACGGCTTGGGAAACAGAGAGGTTGGAACTTATTGAGCAGTTTGGCACTATCAAGTTAGTCTCAACTAAATTCTCGGACATGGTAGTGGCTTGGAGTTTCTATGTAATACGAATGAACCACCTAGGTCGAGTCACAGCCATGCAATCTTAATTCAATGGTCAACATGAAGGAACATCGGATCAGATGGGATGAAAATATACACAGATAAAATTGGTCCTCACATGCATACTCTTCGATCATCGAACCCTCTGTCTCCTCACAGATACAGAACAGAAGGGTCTTCAGGTACTTCTTCTGCAACGCGTCATAGACACCTGAACGGAAATTAAGACCATAAATGTCGAAATAAAATAGCATTAAATGATCGGGTAATCAAGACACCAAGTCCATGTTAAACAACACCGGGGTATGCCCTACTTGGATCAACATTACCTTTCTCCATCCAATCAATCAGCCTCCTAGACTCTGCATCCATGGGCATAAGCTTCTTAATCTTCATCTCTGTGCCGAAATTACATCAATATAGTATCAGATACCATCCATTTCACAACGATTCTTGCAAGCCATTCTGAAGGTTTGGCGGGAAAAGTGATGACCTAGAGCGGGAACGGACTTGTCACTGAAGTACTTCTCGGGAAAAAGGCCTCGGATGTAACTGATGTTGAAGATGGCGATTCGAAGTAGGTTTCGCGTCTGTTTCGAAATCCACAAATCATTTGATTCAGAAACATAGCGACAAATGAATGTGAAGTAAACAGATGAATCGTGACATCAGATCTTCACTAGTAGCGAAACCTCGAAAAaccaaaatatataattatagtgACTTTATTTGATCCCTAGTCTATATATCTTCTCCAAAACAATCAGCAGAGCTTTTCTGATCTATGTTAAAACAATCAATACATTTCGTCGCATAGATCTAAAAGTTACCGATAGCAATCCTTTCAATATCGAACGATCTTAGTGAAACTATATTTCGTCCTCGAGAAAATTCTCGAAAGTTAATTAAACATTTCTTTCAACACAAGAACAGTCAAGCCGCTGATTAGACTACAGTTGCGTAATTAGTGGGAAAAACTCGAAGAAAAATCCACGGATCTAGAAGATCGCTTCCTCGTCTTTGAATGAAAGAGTGAAGATTCTCGACCTAAAAGAAAACAAACTCAAGGTAGCATGATAAAGCAGCCAGAAACACCGATCTGAGGTAAAGAGCTCGACGAAAAAACGCTACCGCGATCCGTCATTAAGTCAAGCAATCCACTCAAACGAACGcgacttgagagagagagagagagagaaagagatccgAGGAGTTCATCGATCGCCTCACCAGGAGCAGAGAATCCTGCTCCGTGATCTCCGCTTCCTTCACCCGCTGAGCGACAACCTGAGCAAAAAACAGGGACGCGAGAGAtcaagatggagatggagatcgaGGCGGAAAGAGAAGGCACGGAGAGCAAACCATTTCGGAGGAGGCGATCGAGATAGCTCGAGAGGAAGAGAGAATGATCCCGAAAGGTTGGCGGGACGGGTGAGTTATTTATAGGCGACGAGGACGAGGCTGCCAAAGGTAAACTTTTTTGCTTTAAGATAAGTGCACGTACAGATCTCCCCCCGGTTCGAATTCTGGAATCTGAGGCGGTTACGTTTGAAAATGCGTCTTTGAAATTTTCGGATACCATGAAATCGTTATAATGATTGTAACCATTACGAATATATTAGACGTCATAACAAACCGTTATAATGTGTCGCCAATTATGATTCCAAATCCTTATAAAAgtgtaaaaataatttaaatttaaaggaGTAAATATGAATATCACTTTTATGCAATTTTATGTATCGGAGGAATTCGATATATGGAATCCAGTGAGATCAGCTGCAGTGAAAGTTCATATATTTGAGAAATTGATCCAAATTTCAACCAGAGGAAGGACTGAAAGGTAAACTTTGGACTTTGAAGTATTTATATATCGGATGAATTATatagtttctctttttttttcttctaattttgtcATATAAATTCTAACATACTCTTTCAGCTGTTACATCATTTACTGTTGATTCAAATCTTATCAGCACTCTTAAATACATTAAAATGAATACTATGAAATTGCAACCAAGATACAATTTAATTTCCTAGCTTGAAAAATATGACTCATGGGCATTCAACGACATCCACACTATGACCTTTATGTTTTGGCTGAGTCACACAAAAAATGGTCAACACTTTTTCTATTTCTTATGATCATGAGCGAATAATTATTTCTACTAATCAACAAGAACAGAAGCATGCATGCAATCTGACAGGTGATAAGAAGCCAGTAAGTGAATGATTTGCATAAGCCAGGACACGAGACATACGATCGATTGTAGAGAGAAAGATAAATATAACGACATCAGCaacaccaaaagacatgattaagCATATATCGACAGGTTGTAGTAAGAGTTACATCCTTATAATTTATCCCAAGCAAAGGCTGGTCACAAAAATACCGCAACAGGGTAGCAACAAAAAGGGCACCGGCTTCTTCCAGAAAGCATCTTAATTGTGGCATCGTTTGATGCCACAACTGTTTGGACATTGCTGGATCAAATCTACGGTCAACAAAGTTCAGTCATTTGGTGGAAAGCCACTTGAGAAACTCCTAGGTTTCGTCAGCAGCTTCCACTATGATTTGTCTTTCAAGCGTCCAATCAGTTCATCCTGTAAAAAGGAACCAAGTATCCATAGTTTAAGAAGAGCTCATCGAAAACTAGCTGACTTATTTGGAGAAACATGTGGTGCTAAACCCCAAGGAAGGGTTATCTACAGTCAAACCGATGCAAGAAAAAGTTCAAGGATTATCTATCAAGAAACCATCATAGTTGAAGAAAAGAATCCCAGTGCAGGCATGAAAGCATGAAATGATAATATAATAGAAAGATCTATGCCTTTTTCCCTTTTGCTGACAGTCCTCTCTCTTTCAAAAGAGCACGCAAGCGCTCTACAGTCATCATCTGAAGTGTTTTCTCAGAATATCCATTACTGGAGTTCCCTACAAAAATCAGAAACTCCTTGGTAATAAAATATAACTCATACGCTCATTCCAACAAACTGGAATCATATTCTATTCAAGAGAATTTTCCTATATTCAGGTAACTCATCAGCAAATGctatttcaaattgatgtttCCCAAACATGATTACTTTGTCATCCCTCCTGGTCAAGCAATTAAAAATAGTAAAGGAATACCTTGATGGCTACTAGTAGAACCAGAACtagtttttgttttctttggagTCCTTCCCTCTGAAGTTCTACCAGCAGatctgggaaagaaaaaaaagcaaaTGAAAATTACAACAGTTCAGGAGGCCTTAAAATGTATCAACATGCAGTTTCATCTATGATAAAAGTAATAAAAGAAATCCAGCTAACTGTTCCTCAACTTCTTCAGAACTCATAACAATACTGCCAAATAGAGAGTTTGAAATGCATTTTTTTAATGCAATTTTTTACTATACAAAAGTTGACATATGAACGCACAATGACAAAAAAGATAACAGTCTGGTTCCTTATCATTGTCAATGAACACCCAGTTTAGCACAGTATGGTACATTGGCCATTTGATGGGATCAGCACTAACAAGAGATACATTAAGTCCACAATCAATAGGTCGCGTTAACATGAATCTATCATGGTACCTATCATACAAGCAAATTCAATGGAGTGCCAACCAACAGTTGACATATGAGGGAAAAATTTATAAATCAGTCCATGTGTGCTAAACATCAAGAGAAGTCAAGGATATGTGCATAGGCCACCTGTAAACAAAAACACCAAACAGTACCTTTTGCCTGTGCTGCTCTCTGTTGCAGCTTTAGCAGTTACATCCTTTAAATCACTCTTCTGTTTGTTAATTTGAAGAGCTCTAATTAATATGTTTGTTGTGTTTGTCTTGATTAATTGCCCATCTACAAAAACAAAAGAGAAGAACAAGAAATCTGTCATATAACCACCTAAAACTACAAACAATTAGAACAACTTATACAAAGTAACGAGAAAACAAGCACAAGTCCCAGATATCCAATGACACAAGTTAATTATCAATGCTAGATGTGTAACTCCAACAAAACACTCTAAAAATGAAGGGGTGGGTTGACAACATAAAAATTGAAACAGGAATCCTGCACATGTATGGTACTACTGATGCAACCTAAATGTGCATCAACTGGCCTGAGTTTAATTTTGTCTCACTTAGAATCACTTACGATCAGTTTTAATGAGTTAATTTGGTTTAGCTGAGATTTTGAACATTGAAACAGATCAATTCTAATAGGACTTGATTTTGATCTAAGGACACACATGCAAGAGGAGACCTGTATCAGCTAGAAACTTCACCATCTCCTGCAGCCTTCTTAAGGGCCTTTTCAAGCTTAGTGGCCCTGAAAGCAAACCAACAGCTGAGGTACAACATCTCAACTTGAGCTTGGTGGTCTTTAGTGCTGTTTGAAgtcagatattattcaaatctgaCGTTTTCTGCTTCCCCAGTGCACTAAGAACTTCCTACAGCCTCCTCTGTACACCGACAACCCAGGTCTTAGAAAGAAAAACTAGAAGTTTATCATTCCCTACTCTTTATATGCCTGTGCTCACAACTGAATTAGTTGGGACCTTTTGGTACTCAGAATGGGGTCTTTTTCCTGGTTGAGAACCATATAGTTTACTTTTAACTATGTGCCACTttggtccaatcttctaatattatTCATtgcatgtaaaagaaaaaaaataaggacATGTTCTCCTCTTGCTTCCTAATATGATTATCACTATTATTTTGCAA of the Musa acuminata AAA Group cultivar baxijiao chromosome BXJ2-10, Cavendish_Baxijiao_AAA, whole genome shotgun sequence genome contains:
- the LOC103969986 gene encoding meiosis-specific protein PAIR2 → MVSENFKDAFSNVTASDSRIRTGGRSVVAQRVKEAEITEQDSLLLTRNLLRIAIFNISYIRGLFPEKYFSDKSVPALEMKIKKLMPMDAESRRLIDWMEKGVYDALQKKYLKTLLFCICEETEGSMIEEYAFSFSYSSLNSDEVSMKVSRNGNKKNGATFKSDVTDVTPDQMRSSACKMIRTLVSLMRTLDQMPEERTILMKLLYYDDVTPADYEPPFFRKCSENEAPNDWTKTPLKLQVGNVNSRHVVLSLKVKSVLDPCEDENDGLPEDEEASLGDDSGQGNDSSSDSEVRPSLADRFIVAPIGKKHPREDNCTKSDDETQDAAHEDEQTSRVRDWINSGHNSTIDLADILANFPDISLVLAEAKANSRNHNCFFLIFSICGITLDIVERLMKEGIISISGKDSYTVNKGINSKACTVKEEAEMEGITNFEKTCNNFEEDFMYMKALYYALPMDYVSIPKLQSKLAGVANHSTVRKLIDKMEQDGYIKNTGNRRLGKRVIHSESSNRKLLEVKQYLEQKTMEIDTNCQTFEFNNSEFPPDKIMNNGSTFGGLHSIGSDLTRTQARSKPHQSGQLLNDQAAHTNDQERGNTPTSNPAPIASLESGVAGERPKALTLCAGDVSHSTEDKRLRKASTVEEPILQYVKRQKSQA
- the LOC135625475 gene encoding protein LOWER TEMPERATURE 1-like, whose protein sequence is MEAEHSSVPQPRAKGGAAPPPDSDRAAGGASKYLAGLPSRGLLSSAVPSSNLGGIRVYVCDHETAPPDGQLIKTNTTNILIRALQINKQKSDLKDVTAKAATESSTGKRSAGRTSEGRTPKKTKTSSGSTSSHQGNSSNGYSEKTLQMMTVERLRALLKERGLSAKGKKDELIGRLKDKS